The following are encoded together in the Novipirellula galeiformis genome:
- a CDS encoding DUF1592 domain-containing protein, giving the protein MISIVRNPMTAIDAAFHWGVTNSMTTNPVRRFLCWLALATLTIGVPTSATADQASHEATFRDALLPLLRTYCFDCHDSGTELSLVDDDSAAKMQMNRELWKRVIAQVQLGSMPPEDGETMDAAIRQRMVKLLDETANAVDCVQNPNAGKVVLRRLNRAEYRNTIKDLLEVDYEPARGFPGDDVGYGFDNIGDVLSLPPILLEKYLDAAEAISGQAIVTPLPPRIYELEVPATSLKGAEKLSRGNRVSMSSKATVSLELDVPFTGEYILTISASGDQGGDEPAKMQVDYGKVNRVIDVPATRSERYEVPFRLARGTRKIDITFINDFYIAGKVDRNLHLYHVHVFGTETEDATEVVSESDLPPIHKKILFTRPSKTVSPEHATAQVIAPLASRAFRRPATKNEVMRLTQLASQVRSDGASFEESIQVALQAILVSPHFLFKVEQHATPDPSGELPRINQYELATRISYFLWSSMPDDELLSMAHQGKLHDRRELLRKVGDMIVDPRSNQFIENFAGQWLQLRNLETVDPDASEFPAFNDEIRQAMRRETLTFVAAVMRENLPVTSLLDADFTYLNEELAAFYGVAGVTGSEYRKVSLAGTPRGGLLTHASVLTVTSNPTRTSPVKRGKWILDNLLNTPPPPAPPNVPELDKGKLSGTLREQMEQHRSNPACAACHNMMDPLGFALENFDAIGRWRTKDGKDTIDASGKLPDGTQFNGADDLRRVLSKERSEQFVRCLAEKMLIYATGRGTEYYDRCAIDAIMAEMKERDNRFAYLISAIIQSEPFQRQGSRE; this is encoded by the coding sequence TTCTTTGTTGGCTCGCCCTGGCCACGCTCACAATCGGTGTTCCGACTTCAGCGACCGCAGATCAAGCCAGCCACGAAGCGACGTTCCGCGATGCGCTGCTGCCGCTATTGCGCACCTACTGCTTTGATTGTCATGATTCGGGGACTGAGCTCTCCTTGGTTGACGATGACTCGGCGGCCAAGATGCAGATGAATCGCGAGCTTTGGAAACGAGTGATCGCCCAAGTTCAACTTGGCAGCATGCCACCCGAAGATGGCGAAACGATGGACGCCGCGATTCGCCAGCGGATGGTTAAGCTGCTGGATGAAACGGCCAACGCCGTTGATTGTGTCCAGAACCCCAATGCCGGCAAAGTCGTCTTGCGACGATTGAATCGGGCGGAATACCGAAACACCATCAAAGATTTGCTGGAGGTCGACTACGAACCCGCCCGCGGATTTCCCGGCGACGATGTCGGCTACGGGTTTGACAACATTGGCGATGTTTTGTCCTTGCCACCTATTTTGTTGGAGAAGTACCTCGATGCGGCGGAAGCCATTTCCGGTCAAGCGATCGTGACTCCGTTGCCACCACGCATCTACGAACTTGAGGTGCCCGCCACCTCCTTGAAGGGAGCGGAGAAACTTTCACGTGGCAATCGCGTCTCGATGTCCAGCAAAGCCACCGTGTCGTTGGAACTCGATGTCCCGTTCACCGGTGAATACATTTTGACGATTTCGGCGAGCGGTGACCAAGGCGGCGATGAACCAGCGAAAATGCAGGTCGACTACGGTAAAGTGAACCGTGTGATCGACGTCCCGGCAACCCGCTCGGAAAGGTACGAAGTCCCATTTCGGCTTGCGCGCGGAACACGCAAAATTGACATCACGTTTATCAATGACTTTTATATCGCCGGAAAAGTCGATCGCAATTTGCATCTTTACCACGTTCATGTCTTTGGAACAGAAACGGAAGACGCGACGGAAGTGGTGTCCGAAAGTGATCTGCCCCCGATCCATAAAAAGATCTTGTTCACGCGGCCGAGCAAAACGGTGTCACCCGAGCACGCGACGGCCCAAGTGATCGCTCCGCTGGCCAGTCGGGCGTTTCGGCGACCCGCCACGAAAAATGAAGTCATGCGACTGACGCAATTGGCGTCCCAGGTCCGCTCCGACGGAGCAAGTTTTGAAGAGTCGATTCAAGTGGCTCTGCAAGCGATCTTGGTTTCACCCCACTTTTTGTTCAAGGTCGAACAACACGCTACACCCGATCCGTCGGGGGAATTGCCGCGAATCAATCAATATGAATTGGCCACTCGGATTTCGTATTTCCTGTGGAGCAGCATGCCCGATGACGAGTTGTTGTCGATGGCGCATCAAGGAAAACTCCATGATCGCCGAGAATTGCTGCGCAAGGTGGGCGATATGATTGTCGACCCACGATCGAATCAGTTCATCGAGAATTTTGCGGGCCAATGGCTCCAGCTTCGAAATTTGGAAACGGTGGATCCTGATGCGAGCGAATTCCCAGCATTCAATGACGAGATCCGTCAAGCGATGAGGCGAGAAACGCTGACGTTCGTTGCCGCGGTGATGCGTGAAAACCTACCGGTGACGTCGCTACTCGACGCAGACTTCACCTACTTGAACGAAGAACTGGCGGCCTTCTACGGCGTGGCCGGAGTGACCGGTAGCGAATATCGCAAAGTCTCGCTCGCAGGGACTCCACGGGGTGGGTTGTTGACGCATGCGAGTGTGTTGACTGTGACCAGCAATCCGACTCGCACCAGTCCCGTGAAGCGGGGGAAATGGATCCTCGACAATTTGCTCAATACGCCTCCTCCCCCAGCACCGCCAAACGTGCCCGAATTGGACAAGGGCAAATTGAGCGGCACGCTGCGTGAACAAATGGAACAACATCGTTCGAATCCCGCCTGTGCGGCCTGTCATAATATGATGGATCCGCTCGGCTTTGCACTAGAAAACTTTGATGCCATCGGTCGCTGGCGAACGAAGGATGGAAAGGACACGATTGACGCTTCGGGGAAATTACCCGATGGCACTCAGTTCAATGGCGCTGACGATCTTCGGCGCGTGCTGTCCAAAGAACGCAGTGAGCAATTCGTTCGTTGTTTGGCAGAGAAGATGCTGATCTATGCGACCGGGCGAGGAACGGAATATTATGATCGATGTGCAATCGACGCGATCATGGCGGAAATGAAAGAGCGAGACAATCGCTTCGCCTACCTGATTTCCGCAATCATCCAAAGTGAACCCTTCCAACGGCAAGGATCACGCGAATAG